One region of Ornithinibacter aureus genomic DNA includes:
- a CDS encoding Lrp/AsnC family transcriptional regulator, with protein MASPSTTDPRIPRRPLDDVDRALVELLSTDGRMPNAELARRVGIAESTCAGRVKVLRDAGVVLAIRAEIDLAALGRPIEAMVALRFTGHARESMDSFRDRVASIPGVVAAYHVAGADDFLVHISGATANDLRDLVLDHLTSVEGVAHAQTSLIFERVRGRRPLG; from the coding sequence ATGGCCTCTCCATCGACCACCGACCCTCGGATTCCTCGCCGCCCACTCGACGACGTCGACCGAGCCCTGGTCGAGCTGCTGTCCACGGACGGGCGGATGCCGAACGCCGAGCTGGCGCGGCGGGTGGGCATCGCGGAGTCCACGTGCGCCGGACGGGTGAAGGTCCTGCGCGATGCCGGGGTCGTGCTCGCGATCCGCGCAGAGATCGACCTCGCCGCGCTCGGTCGGCCGATCGAGGCGATGGTGGCGCTGCGCTTCACCGGTCACGCCCGGGAGTCGATGGACTCCTTTCGCGACCGGGTGGCGTCCATCCCCGGGGTCGTCGCCGCCTACCACGTCGCCGGGGCCGACGACTTCCTGGTGCACATCAGCGGCGCCACCGCCAACGACCTGCGCGACCTCGTCCTGGACCACCTCACCTCCGTCGAGGGGGTGGCTCACGCCCAGACGAGCCTGATCTTC